A DNA window from Impatiens glandulifera chromosome 7, dImpGla2.1, whole genome shotgun sequence contains the following coding sequences:
- the LOC124909539 gene encoding uncharacterized protein LOC124909539: MWMILKNLPIRSLNGNGIERGHLQIRVKLFEASFSTKQIYTDIQSFTETYLISYFNLSPKEALSISRKVKFRSADQPDSVIALLKSHEFNDTQILKLIKSCPQVFGCSPSNIILPKLNFFYSLGVSIAELPSFMSSSPNVLTMSLENRIIPFHKFMKTVIGLDDFETAGAIVKASWANNKDSVQTLSSNVALLRKLDVPKSPLVRLIRNHTAVLLRNHDSFKEKVDEVIQIGFDSLKATFCIALQLISQFSKKVLEVKVKTYSKYGWSENDLKMAFKSNPLCMALSEENICRKMEFLVNEFGVKAIDIAKCPTVLLLSMEKRVKPRCLIMKVLMGKGLLEREVAISSILCPRNEVFIERFVSKYEKDVPQLLDILHGKMGISEISRFLGENKKCELPENSLLF; encoded by the coding sequence ATgtggatgatattaaaaaatctaCCAATTCGAAGCCTAAATGGCAATGGAATCGAAAGAGGCCATTTGCAGATCAGGGTTAAGCTTTTTGAAGCATCATTCTCAACGAAGCAAATTTACACTGATATACAGTCATTTACAGAGACTTATCTCATATCCTATTTTAATTTGTCTCCAAAAGAAGCTCTATCTATATCTCGTAAGGTAAAATTCCGATCAGCCGACCAGCCGGATTCCGTCATTGCACTTCTTAAAAGCCATGAATTCAATGATACACAAATCCTCAAGCTTATTAAGTCATGCCCACAGGTTTTCGGTTGTAGTCCCTCAAATATCATTTTGCCCAAATTgaatttcttttattcattaggCGTATCAATTGCTGAACTCCCATCTTTCATGTCATCTAGTCCTAATGTATTGACAATGAGCCTTGAGAATCGGATTATTCCTTTTCACAAGTTCATGAAAACTGTGATTGGTTTGGACGATTTTGAAACTGCTGGAGCTATTGTGAAAGCCTCATGGGCCAATAACAAAGACAGTGTTCAGACTTTGTCTTCCAATGTTGCACTTCTGAGAAAACTTGATGTTCCTAAATCGCCATTGGTTCGTTTAATTAGGAATCATACAGCTGTCCTTTTGAGAAACCACGACAGTTTTAAGGAGAAAGTGGATGAGGTTATTCAGATTGGATTCGATTCATTGAAGGCAACGTTTTGCATTGCCTTACAGTTGATATCTCAATTCAGCAAGAAGGTTTTGGAAGTTAAAGTTAAAACTTACTCAAAATATGGATGGTCTGAAAACGATTTGAAAATGGCTTTCAAGAGCAATCCTTTATGCATGGCTTTGTCCGAGGAAAACATATGCAGGAAGATGGAATTTCTCGTGAATGAATTTGGGGTGAAGGCGATTGATATCGCTAAGTGCCCTACGGTTCTCCTCTTGAGTATGGAGAAAAGGGTCAAGCCGAGGTGTTTGATCATGAAAGTTCTTATGGGAAAGGGTTTGTTGGAGAGAGAAGTTGCGATTTCGTCTATATTGTGCCCTAGAAATGAGGTGTTTATCGAAAGGTTTGTTTCTAAATATGAGAAAGATGTTCCCCAATTGCTAGATATTCTTCATGGCAAAATGGGTATCTCTGAAATATCTAGATTCTTGGGTGAGAATAAAAAGTGTGAGTTGCCAGAGAATTCATTATTGTTTTAG